A region from the Bos indicus isolate NIAB-ARS_2022 breed Sahiwal x Tharparkar chromosome 14, NIAB-ARS_B.indTharparkar_mat_pri_1.0, whole genome shotgun sequence genome encodes:
- the LOC139186992 gene encoding olfactory receptor 10AG1-like has protein sequence SDHSHRYEEREAEDNVSTVIQLVLLGFSDLPNLQGLLFGVLSIIYIIILTGNSLIIILTRLDPTLQKPMYFFLANFSSLEICSVSVTLPRILVNLWTQDRSISVLDCAAQMCFFLILGATECFLLAVMAYDRCVAICGPLHCPLVMTPKVCLQLAVGSWVSGIPVQTGQTRWIFSLHFCHLNEINHFFCDIPPILKLACGDTFAHAPSVCVAVLLVAAVPFILILASYSKIVCTILRLPTARRAKAFSTYSSHLLVVLLFFGSATITYLRPKSRHSAGTDRLLSLFYTVVTPTFNPMIDSLQNKGVIAALRKLLLKV, from the coding sequence TCGGATCATTCCCACAGATATGAAGAGAGGGAAGCAGAAGACAACGTATCCACAGTGATACAGCTTGTTCTCCTGGGGTTTTCTGACCTTCCAAACCTTCAAGGGCTATTATTTGGGGTGCTCTCCATCATTTACATCATTATCTTAACTGGAAATAGTCTCATAATAATACTAACTAGGCTTGACCCAACTCTGCAGAaacccatgtatttcttcctggcAAACTTTTCCTCCTTGGAAATCTGTTCCGTGTCTGTCACTCTCCCTAGGATTCTGGTGAACCTTTGGACTCAGGACAGAAGCATTTCTGTGCTGGACTGTGCTGCCCAAATGTGCTTCTTCCTTATCCTCGGAGCCACTGAGTGCTTCCTCCTGGcggtgatggcctatgaccgctgcGTGGCCATCTGTGGCCCTCTGCACTGTCCCCTGGTCATGACCCCAAAGGTGTGCCTCCAGCTGGCTGTGGGCTCCTGGGTCAGTGGAATCCCAGTACAGACAGGGCAAACACGCTGGATCTTCTCTCTGCATTTCTGTCATTTGAATGAGATtaaccacttcttctgtgacattCCCCCCATTCTGAAGCTGGCCTGCGGAGACACTTTTGCACATGCGCCGTCAGTCTGTGTAGCAGTTCTGCTGGTTGCTGCAGTGCCTTTTATATTAATACTTGCCTCTTACAGTAAAATCGTCTGCACTATTTTGAGGTTGCCAACAGCCAGAAGAGCCAAAGCCTTCTCCACGTATTCTTCTCACCTGTTGGTTGTGCTTTTATTCTTTGGATCTGCTACCATTACCTACTTAAGGCCCAAATCCAGACATTCTGCAGGAACTGACAGACTCCTCTCGCTGTTCTATACTGTAGTGACTCCGACGTTCAATCCCATGATAGACAGCCTTCAGAACAAGGGTGTGATTGCAGCATTGAGAAAGTTGTTACTTAAAgtatag